The Mesorhizobium sp. M1D.F.Ca.ET.043.01.1.1 genome contains a region encoding:
- a CDS encoding helix-turn-helix transcriptional regulator has translation MASRDQLSAEQLRAARALLNWSRVRLAAKANLSESTICEFENGSSRPKPSNVAAMRRALEEAGIVFSEGSPSLARSEGQNGGRQTDNRRWRRRQTKGAPT, from the coding sequence ATGGCCAGCCGAGACCAACTCTCAGCAGAACAATTAAGAGCAGCACGAGCTCTCTTGAACTGGTCGCGAGTGCGACTCGCTGCCAAGGCCAATCTTAGCGAATCGACGATCTGCGAATTCGAGAACGGCTCTAGCAGACCGAAACCCAGTAATGTCGCCGCAATGCGGCGAGCTTTGGAAGAGGCGGGAATTGTCTTTTCCGAAGGGAGCCCGTCGCTAGCCCGCTCTGAAGGTCAGAACGGTGGTCGCCAAACCGACAATAGAAGGTGGCGCCGCCGGCAGACAAAAGGCGCGCCGACATAA
- a CDS encoding RNA ligase family protein, producing the protein MRSVRERLTFIKPMEPELVEHPPAGDGWSHEIKFDGYRTQVIKDVGGIRFFTKNSFDWTAKYRPLAEEAEALEAERFIIEGEMIVTNEAGLSDFHALRSAITRRPQELYLVAFDLLHLNGHDLRDMALKDRREVLQALIPAGGHIQFSEALPGAGDAVYHLACDAGLEGIVSKRLDSPYRSGSTMNWRKIKCYVEKEMDIIGVKRESGKPAMVLMADRGRYMGGAFVTFKADKRQALWDLAQEKSGAPPPKGLAKEKAEWLKPGLIGRVKFLKGEEKLRHASLKDFREEK; encoded by the coding sequence ATGCGTAGCGTTCGTGAGCGGCTGACGTTCATCAAGCCAATGGAGCCCGAACTCGTCGAGCACCCGCCTGCCGGCGACGGCTGGTCCCATGAGATCAAGTTCGACGGCTACCGGACACAAGTTATCAAGGACGTTGGCGGCATCCGCTTCTTCACCAAGAACAGTTTCGACTGGACGGCCAAATATCGGCCGCTTGCGGAGGAAGCCGAAGCGCTCGAGGCGGAACGCTTCATCATCGAAGGTGAGATGATCGTGACCAACGAAGCCGGACTGTCAGACTTCCATGCGCTCCGCTCGGCCATCACCAGGCGCCCCCAAGAGCTCTACCTGGTCGCGTTCGATCTGCTCCACCTCAACGGCCACGATTTACGCGACATGGCACTGAAGGACCGCCGCGAAGTCTTGCAGGCGCTCATCCCGGCCGGCGGACATATCCAGTTCAGCGAGGCGCTGCCAGGTGCTGGTGACGCCGTCTACCACCTTGCTTGCGACGCTGGCCTGGAGGGCATCGTGTCGAAGCGGCTGGACAGCCCCTACCGCAGCGGCTCGACGATGAACTGGCGCAAGATCAAGTGCTACGTCGAGAAGGAAATGGACATCATCGGCGTGAAGCGCGAGAGCGGGAAACCTGCGATGGTGCTGATGGCGGACAGGGGGCGATACATGGGCGGCGCGTTCGTGACCTTCAAAGCCGACAAGCGGCAAGCGCTTTGGGACTTGGCTCAGGAAAAGTCCGGCGCTCCTCCGCCGAAGGGCTTGGCGAAGGAAAAGGCGGAATGGTTGAAGCCCGGCTTGATCGGCCGCGTGAAATTCCTGAAGGGTGAGGAGAAGCTGCGCCACGCGTCGCTAAAGGATTTCCGAGAGGAGAAGTAG
- a CDS encoding DUF2493 domain-containing protein translates to MSDHDHLAFEPPHASSPMDHVLQELQLYGCRRLEDEPDPRPLPEAGLVAASIADIFDALVAALCDTRLEPDLEELLWGTVNLFHRATNRIERELDDNELSQKRLQREQDGSEVKSVELERLTVEGQTLLERRDAFELMRDEAAEHFERHTHSIWRPRAGSKVSHRNLTAAMIDSRDFLAAKKRADSQSLLPPGPKIAFTGGLDFNDHRLIWAKLDQVRAKHPDMVLLHGGSLRGAELIAAKWAHNRKVPQIAFKPDWTRHAKAAPFKRNDAMLDVLPIGVLHFPGTGIQDNLADKARQLGIPVMKFGAA, encoded by the coding sequence ATGAGCGATCACGATCACCTCGCCTTCGAGCCACCGCACGCGTCATCCCCAATGGATCATGTCCTTCAGGAACTCCAACTCTATGGTTGCCGGCGCCTCGAAGACGAGCCCGATCCGCGCCCGCTTCCGGAGGCCGGCCTGGTCGCAGCCAGCATAGCCGACATCTTCGACGCCCTCGTGGCGGCACTCTGCGACACGCGCCTCGAGCCCGACCTCGAAGAATTGCTCTGGGGGACGGTCAATCTGTTCCATCGCGCGACCAATCGGATCGAACGCGAACTCGATGACAATGAGCTCTCGCAGAAACGCCTCCAGCGCGAACAGGATGGATCCGAGGTCAAGTCGGTCGAACTTGAACGGCTAACGGTCGAAGGGCAGACACTCCTTGAACGCCGCGATGCCTTCGAGTTGATGCGCGATGAGGCTGCCGAACACTTCGAGCGTCACACGCACTCGATCTGGCGTCCGCGTGCAGGCTCCAAAGTCAGCCATCGCAATCTCACAGCAGCAATGATCGACAGCCGCGATTTCCTCGCAGCGAAGAAGCGTGCAGACAGTCAGTCCCTTTTGCCCCCGGGACCCAAGATCGCTTTCACCGGCGGGCTCGACTTCAATGACCATCGCCTGATCTGGGCCAAACTCGATCAGGTCCGTGCCAAACATCCGGACATGGTGTTGCTGCACGGCGGATCACTCAGGGGCGCGGAGTTGATTGCGGCCAAATGGGCTCACAACCGCAAGGTCCCACAGATCGCCTTCAAGCCGGACTGGACAAGGCACGCCAAGGCCGCTCCCTTCAAACGAAACGATGCCATGCTCGACGTGTTGCCAATCGGCGTCCTCCATTTTCCCGGCACAGGCATACAGGACAACCTTGCCGACAAGGCCCGCCAGCTTGGTATCCCGGTCATGAAATTCGGCGCCGCTTGA
- a CDS encoding toprim domain-containing protein encodes MTAISSRPSPICDSPARQAEAVCRNYLSNGRRQGNYWQVGDARNMPGRSMYVRLNDSPKGSAGKWTDAATGEHGDLLDVIQQSLGLLDFKDVADEARSFLSMPRPSPDPAERGMRAPPTPAGSAEAARRLISMSQPILGTLVETYLRGRGITALHETGSLRFHPRCYYRPGEDAPTETWPAMIASVTDLDGKLTGAHRTWLDPAGFSEVHLGRAPINTPRRAMGDLRGHAVHFGVCNDVMAAGEGIETMLSQRSALPAMPAIAALSAAHLSAILFPETLRRLYIARDNDLAGDGALATLVERGNSAGIETIVLTPQLGDFNEDLRLLGLDALKASLRVQIEPEDVVRFIAQPA; translated from the coding sequence ATGACGGCTATCTCATCCAGGCCATCACCCATATGCGATAGCCCTGCCCGCCAGGCGGAGGCGGTCTGTCGCAACTATCTCTCAAACGGCCGACGCCAGGGCAACTATTGGCAGGTTGGCGACGCCCGAAACATGCCAGGAAGATCGATGTACGTGCGACTGAACGACTCTCCCAAGGGCTCGGCCGGCAAATGGACCGACGCCGCCACTGGCGAGCATGGCGATCTGCTCGACGTCATTCAGCAATCGCTCGGCCTGCTCGACTTCAAGGATGTGGCCGACGAGGCGCGCAGCTTTTTGTCGATGCCCCGGCCGTCGCCTGATCCAGCCGAACGTGGAATGCGAGCACCTCCCACTCCAGCAGGTTCTGCCGAGGCGGCGAGGCGGCTGATCTCGATGTCGCAGCCGATCTTAGGAACGCTTGTGGAGACGTATTTGCGTGGACGCGGGATAACCGCGTTGCACGAAACCGGTAGCCTGCGGTTTCATCCGCGCTGCTACTACCGTCCCGGCGAGGACGCACCCACCGAGACCTGGCCCGCTATGATCGCGTCAGTGACCGACCTCGATGGCAAGCTTACCGGCGCGCATCGCACCTGGCTCGATCCGGCTGGGTTCAGCGAGGTTCATCTCGGCCGTGCTCCGATCAATACACCCCGACGGGCCATGGGCGACCTGCGTGGGCATGCGGTCCATTTCGGGGTTTGCAATGACGTGATGGCTGCGGGCGAGGGAATCGAGACCATGCTGTCGCAACGCTCGGCGCTGCCGGCCATGCCGGCTATCGCCGCCCTATCCGCGGCGCATCTCTCCGCCATCCTGTTCCCCGAAACACTGCGGCGTCTCTACATCGCGCGCGACAATGATCTTGCGGGTGATGGAGCGCTGGCGACCCTCGTCGAACGCGGCAATTCGGCGGGCATCGAGACGATCGTCCTCACGCCGCAACTTGGCGATTTCAATGAAGACCTGCGTCTGCTCGGTCTCGATGCGCTCAAGGCTTCCCTACGGGTTCAGATCGAGCCGGAAGACGTTGTCCGCTTCATCGCCCAGCCGGCCTGA
- a CDS encoding ISAs1 family transposase has protein sequence MGRQSNEGETAISSLESYFGALPDPRAGNATHRLGDLIVMMIAASLCGASNATEFSLFAQERKQALSRLIAYEVAPSHDTFSRLLRLLDPEAFSRAFAAFAAGFARACEEVVSLDGKALRRAYEKGLAASPPLTVSAFAAETRLCLAAVSPGEEENEVEAALKVIELIDLTGRLVTADALHCHTRMAKAITERGGDYLLALKGNRRHWVGHANRHLAETAPAVAERTETSHGRSEWRQAEVVVSAEPLMAGHKAFIRITSRRDQAKPLTRLFMASTLLSPQQALELTRAHWQIENGLHWMLDVHLDEDQSRARKDNAPANTALLNRIARNLLQAADVDKVPISHRIKKCAWNDGYLIQAITHMR, from the coding sequence TTGGGCAGGCAGTCGAACGAGGGAGAGACTGCCATTTCCAGCCTTGAGAGCTATTTCGGCGCGCTACCCGATCCGCGCGCCGGCAATGCCACGCATCGGCTTGGCGATTTGATCGTGATGATGATCGCGGCGAGCCTGTGCGGGGCGAGCAATGCGACGGAGTTCTCGTTGTTCGCGCAAGAGCGCAAGCAGGCGCTGTCGCGGTTGATCGCGTATGAGGTGGCGCCCAGCCACGATACCTTCTCGCGGCTGCTGCGGCTGCTCGATCCGGAGGCGTTCAGCCGTGCCTTTGCCGCCTTTGCCGCGGGCTTCGCGCGGGCGTGTGAGGAAGTGGTCTCGCTCGACGGCAAGGCGCTGCGGCGAGCCTACGAGAAAGGCCTTGCAGCCAGTCCTCCCCTGACGGTGTCGGCTTTTGCCGCCGAGACGCGGCTATGTTTGGCGGCGGTCTCGCCCGGCGAGGAAGAGAATGAGGTCGAGGCCGCCCTCAAAGTCATCGAACTTATTGATCTTACTGGACGATTGGTCACAGCCGATGCGCTCCACTGTCACACGCGCATGGCAAAGGCCATCACCGAACGGGGCGGCGACTACCTGCTCGCGCTCAAAGGCAATCGTCGCCATTGGGTCGGCCACGCCAATCGCCATCTGGCCGAGACCGCCCCCGCAGTCGCGGAGCGGACCGAAACCAGCCATGGCCGCAGCGAATGGCGCCAAGCCGAGGTCGTGGTATCGGCTGAACCGCTGATGGCCGGCCACAAAGCCTTCATCCGCATCACCAGCCGGCGCGACCAGGCCAAGCCGCTGACGCGCCTGTTCATGGCTTCCACCTTGCTGTCACCCCAGCAAGCCCTCGAGCTCACCAGAGCCCATTGGCAGATCGAGAACGGCCTGCACTGGATGCTGGATGTTCATCTGGACGAGGATCAATCCCGTGCCCGCAAGGACAACGCCCCCGCCAACACCGCCCTCCTCAACCGCATCGCCAGAAATCTCCTTCAGGCCGCAGATGTCGATAAAGTCCCCATCAGTCACCGCATCAAGAAATGCGCTTGGAATGACGGCTATCTCATCCAGGCCATCACCCATATGCGATAG
- a CDS encoding ParB/RepB/Spo0J family partition protein — protein sequence MATAAKKITLSPSRDIPFNKLVLSQSNVRRIKAGVSIEELAEDIVRRGLLQGLSVRPVVTETGVETGMFEIPAGGRRYRALELLVKQKRLAKTAPVPCIVREEGIAEEDSLAENVQRAPLHPLDQFRAFLALREKGQSEEEIAATFFVSVNVVKQRLKLASVSPTLLDIYAEDGLTLDQLMAFTVSGDHERQEQVFECLKTSYEKQPYAIRRMLTEGAVRASDKRAQFIGLDAYIEAGGTIMRDLFQGDDGGWLQDVALVDRLVAEKLEREAETICAEGWKWIEVAPDFAYGHTFGLRQLRGEPVPLTAEEETTREVMRAEYTRLSEEHDSVEDLPEVIDSRLAELEAALESFDDRPLAFEPAEVARAGAFVSITPDGSVRIERGLVRPEDELPVEPDAGSAEEEDEGGAAAANCDGGSDTADDKSLSDPEEDEGLSPISDRLMTELTAHRTLGLRQALGERPQVAFLAALQALALKAFYQYASDSCLELEMKCVSFGAQAPGLNDSTCVQAIRARHEDWAKALPKESADLWGVLQEWDGDRQAALFAHVVSLSVNAVHEAWNRRPRALAHADRLARAVDLDMTVAGWRPTVDNFLGRVTKARILQAVTEAKGQPAADRIAHLKKGDMASEAEMLIADSGWLPEPLRTPVREAQVEEARASETVVEVTAENDGETAMAKPDAFAETDGAQTAHSSIAAE from the coding sequence ATGGCTACTGCTGCTAAGAAAATCACCTTGTCGCCCTCGCGCGACATCCCCTTCAACAAGCTCGTTCTCAGCCAGTCGAACGTCCGGCGCATCAAGGCCGGCGTGTCGATCGAAGAACTGGCCGAGGACATCGTCCGGCGCGGCCTGCTGCAGGGCCTCAGCGTCCGGCCGGTCGTGACCGAAACCGGTGTCGAGACCGGCATGTTCGAGATTCCCGCCGGCGGCCGGCGCTATCGGGCCTTAGAACTGCTGGTCAAGCAGAAGCGGCTCGCCAAGACCGCTCCTGTGCCCTGCATCGTGCGTGAGGAGGGTATCGCCGAGGAGGACTCCCTGGCCGAGAATGTCCAGCGCGCGCCGCTGCATCCGCTCGACCAGTTCCGCGCGTTCCTGGCGCTGCGCGAGAAGGGCCAGTCGGAGGAAGAGATCGCCGCTACTTTCTTCGTCTCGGTCAATGTCGTCAAGCAGCGCCTCAAGCTGGCTTCGGTGTCGCCGACGCTGCTTGATATCTATGCCGAGGACGGTCTGACGCTCGACCAACTCATGGCATTCACCGTCTCGGGCGACCATGAACGCCAGGAGCAGGTGTTCGAGTGTCTGAAAACCTCCTACGAGAAGCAGCCCTATGCCATCCGGCGCATGTTGACCGAAGGTGCCGTTCGCGCATCCGACAAGCGGGCGCAGTTCATCGGCCTGGACGCGTATATTGAGGCCGGCGGGACGATCATGCGCGACTTGTTCCAGGGCGATGACGGAGGCTGGCTGCAGGATGTCGCGCTGGTCGATCGCCTCGTTGCTGAAAAGCTGGAGCGTGAGGCCGAGACGATTTGCGCAGAGGGCTGGAAGTGGATCGAGGTCGCGCCGGACTTTGCCTATGGCCACACATTCGGGTTGCGGCAGCTTCGCGGCGAGCCGGTGCCGCTTACCGCCGAGGAGGAGACGACGCGCGAGGTCATGCGGGCCGAGTACACTCGGCTCTCCGAGGAACACGACAGCGTCGAGGACCTCCCGGAGGTAATTGATAGCCGCCTCGCCGAATTAGAGGCGGCGCTCGAGTCTTTCGACGACAGGCCGCTCGCCTTCGAGCCCGCCGAAGTCGCTCGCGCAGGTGCTTTTGTCAGCATTACACCTGACGGCTCCGTGCGTATCGAGCGCGGCCTTGTCCGCCCGGAGGACGAACTTCCGGTTGAGCCGGATGCCGGGTCGGCCGAAGAGGAGGATGAGGGTGGCGCGGCGGCCGCAAACTGTGATGGTGGCAGCGACACGGCGGACGACAAATCGCTGTCCGATCCAGAGGAAGACGAAGGCCTGTCGCCAATTTCCGACCGGCTCATGACGGAACTGACGGCGCATCGCACGCTTGGCTTGCGCCAGGCGCTCGGCGAACGGCCACAAGTTGCCTTCCTCGCCGCATTGCAGGCGCTCGCCCTGAAGGCTTTTTACCAATATGCCTCGGATAGCTGCCTGGAGCTGGAAATGAAGTGCGTTAGCTTCGGCGCCCAAGCTCCGGGATTGAACGACAGTACCTGCGTTCAGGCGATCCGCGCCCGCCACGAAGACTGGGCCAAGGCGCTGCCAAAGGAGTCCGCCGATCTGTGGGGCGTGCTTCAGGAGTGGGATGGCGATCGTCAAGCCGCGCTCTTTGCTCATGTCGTGAGCCTGTCGGTCAACGCTGTTCATGAAGCGTGGAACCGGCGGCCGCGTGCGCTCGCCCATGCCGACCGGCTGGCCCGGGCTGTCGACCTTGACATGACCGTGGCCGGCTGGCGACCGACCGTGGACAACTTCCTCGGCCGCGTGACCAAGGCCCGGATCCTCCAGGCGGTCACCGAAGCGAAAGGTCAGCCGGCTGCTGACCGGATAGCGCACCTCAAGAAAGGTGACATGGCGAGCGAGGCGGAGATGCTGATCGCCGATAGCGGCTGGCTGCCCGAACCGCTGCGTACACCGGTGCGCGAGGCACAGGTCGAGGAAGCGCGAGCGTCGGAAACGGTCGTCGAAGTGACGGCGGAGAACGACGGCGAAACGGCCATGGCCAAACCCGACGCCTTCGCCGAAACTGATGGAGCCCAGACAGCCCATAGCTCGATCGCGGCTGAATGA
- a CDS encoding DUF932 domain-containing protein: protein MTQVLDATRDRSGGYKVDFSRGERIGRVSSEWFSRPADERYLSLSELFEAVQLRTERSRTRTVESAAIRIEASREDAERLTMVLPGSEIPVTPTHWSFGQLASLVGAPAAYLRQLPAPLAGINLQYGLTSHRAEQVKTLEIENGRIELRAVTGPDYGRIFDHELVAAVQRIAGNGTGDTRWKVPGVLDWSSGVYNPRVDITKDTTTLYASDRDVFLFLVDDLNPIEAGRLPDGSPDLYFRGFYCWNSEVGAKTLGIASFYLRAVCQNRNLWGVEDFEEITIRHSKYAAPRFAHEAAPALTRFANSSPMHFVNGIKAARERIVARTDEDRNEFLRKRGFSKAETGKIIETVLTEEGRKPESVFDFVQGITAVARDKMHQDARLDLEARAKKLLDRAT, encoded by the coding sequence ATGACACAAGTTTTGGACGCCACCCGCGATCGTTCCGGCGGCTATAAGGTGGATTTCAGCCGCGGCGAGCGCATTGGCCGTGTTTCCTCCGAATGGTTCTCGCGCCCGGCCGATGAGCGATACCTGTCCTTGTCGGAGCTATTCGAGGCGGTGCAACTGCGCACCGAGCGGAGCCGGACTAGAACCGTGGAGAGCGCGGCTATCCGGATAGAGGCGAGCCGCGAGGACGCCGAGCGGTTGACGATGGTGCTGCCGGGCTCCGAGATTCCGGTCACCCCGACCCATTGGAGCTTCGGTCAACTCGCCAGCCTCGTTGGCGCTCCGGCCGCTTACCTGCGCCAGCTTCCAGCGCCGCTGGCCGGGATCAATCTTCAATACGGCCTTACGTCCCACCGCGCCGAGCAGGTGAAGACGCTCGAGATCGAGAACGGCCGCATCGAGTTGCGCGCCGTCACCGGCCCGGATTACGGCCGCATCTTCGACCATGAACTGGTAGCTGCCGTGCAACGTATCGCCGGCAACGGCACCGGCGACACCCGGTGGAAAGTGCCGGGCGTGCTCGACTGGTCGAGCGGCGTCTACAATCCGCGCGTCGATATCACGAAGGACACCACGACGCTTTATGCCTCCGACCGCGACGTCTTCCTTTTCCTAGTCGACGACCTCAATCCGATCGAGGCCGGCCGGTTGCCGGACGGCTCACCCGACCTCTATTTCCGCGGCTTCTACTGTTGGAACTCGGAGGTCGGTGCCAAGACGCTCGGCATCGCGAGCTTCTACCTCCGCGCTGTCTGCCAGAACCGCAATCTTTGGGGCGTGGAGGATTTCGAGGAGATCACCATCCGCCATTCGAAATACGCGGCCCCGCGCTTTGCGCACGAGGCAGCACCTGCGTTGACCCGTTTCGCGAACTCTTCGCCGATGCATTTCGTTAACGGCATCAAGGCGGCACGGGAGCGGATTGTTGCCCGCACAGACGAAGATCGCAACGAGTTCCTTCGCAAGCGCGGCTTCTCCAAGGCTGAGACCGGGAAGATCATCGAGACGGTGCTGACCGAGGAAGGCCGCAAACCCGAGAGCGTGTTCGATTTCGTGCAAGGCATCACCGCTGTCGCTCGCGACAAGATGCATCAGGATGCTCGGCTCGATCTGGAGGCGCGGGCGAAGAAGCTGCTCGACCGGGCAACCTGA
- a CDS encoding AlpA family phage regulatory protein produces MIGINETAVRRTIRRKQLREIIPLADSTIYEMEQRGEFPRRFALTPRCVVWDLAEVEMWLKLRRTISIRRSPHPDVTLRKTSPVKVRDQDQRPSSSGA; encoded by the coding sequence GTGATTGGCATCAACGAAACTGCAGTCAGGCGAACAATACGCCGCAAGCAACTGCGCGAAATTATCCCGCTGGCCGACTCCACTATTTATGAAATGGAGCAGCGGGGTGAGTTCCCACGGCGCTTCGCTTTGACACCTCGCTGTGTCGTCTGGGATTTGGCCGAGGTTGAAATGTGGCTGAAGCTTCGCCGGACGATTTCCATCCGTCGTTCGCCCCACCCAGATGTAACCTTGAGAAAGACCTCTCCGGTTAAAGTGCGGGATCAGGATCAAAGACCGTCATCGTCGGGGGCATGA
- a CDS encoding site-specific integrase, which translates to MLTDAALKALKPKEKIYKVADRDGMYVRVMPSGAISFRLDYRLNGRRETVYLGKYGRDGISLLQAREKCLDARRAVREGRSPAIEKQRDKRRLKEAKSFGQFGDKWLTLAPMADSTRSMRRSIYERELLPVWRNRLLTEITPDDLRAQCAKIVERGAPATAIHLRDILKQIYGFAILHGEKVSNPADDVGPASIANFVPRDRSLSATEIRVMLKMLEKVATLPTIRLGLRLILLTMVRKSELQDATWDEVDFESAVWTIPKERMKRSKAHNVYLSRQSLDIFIALKTCSGNSRFVLPSRYDADAPMSRATFNRVTYSVAEQAKKEGLPLEPFTVHDLRRTGSTLLNELGFNSDWIEKCLAHEDGRSSRGVYNKAEYEIQRRHMMQEWSDIVEAWVEGRKRPVVLMPPTMTVFDPDPAL; encoded by the coding sequence ATGCTGACGGATGCCGCCCTCAAGGCATTGAAACCAAAGGAGAAAATCTACAAGGTGGCCGACCGCGACGGGATGTATGTCCGCGTGATGCCGAGTGGCGCTATCTCTTTTCGCTTGGACTATAGACTTAACGGTCGTCGCGAGACCGTCTATCTTGGCAAATACGGCCGCGACGGAATCTCTCTCCTACAGGCGCGCGAGAAATGCCTCGATGCCCGTCGAGCTGTCAGGGAGGGCCGCTCTCCTGCCATCGAGAAGCAACGGGATAAGCGGCGACTGAAAGAAGCAAAGAGCTTTGGCCAGTTTGGCGACAAGTGGCTGACTCTGGCACCCATGGCGGACAGCACTCGATCAATGCGCCGGTCTATTTACGAGCGCGAGCTTCTGCCGGTTTGGCGCAATCGGCTGCTGACCGAAATTACGCCGGACGATCTTCGCGCCCAGTGTGCCAAGATCGTCGAGCGAGGAGCGCCGGCAACCGCGATCCACCTCCGCGACATTCTCAAACAGATCTACGGCTTCGCAATTCTCCATGGCGAGAAAGTATCGAATCCAGCCGACGACGTTGGTCCGGCATCGATCGCCAACTTCGTTCCGAGAGATCGCTCGCTATCTGCAACCGAAATCCGCGTCATGCTCAAGATGCTGGAGAAGGTCGCCACTCTTCCCACTATTCGCCTTGGCCTTCGACTTATCCTGCTCACGATGGTGCGAAAGAGCGAACTTCAGGACGCAACCTGGGACGAGGTTGACTTCGAAAGTGCGGTCTGGACCATCCCCAAGGAACGGATGAAGCGATCGAAGGCTCACAATGTCTATTTGTCACGCCAATCACTCGACATCTTCATTGCACTCAAGACCTGCTCGGGGAACTCACGTTTCGTGCTGCCGTCGCGCTACGATGCAGATGCGCCAATGTCGCGAGCAACCTTCAACCGCGTCACCTATTCGGTCGCCGAACAGGCGAAGAAGGAAGGCCTGCCGCTTGAGCCGTTCACCGTGCACGACCTTCGGCGCACGGGCTCCACTCTTTTGAACGAACTAGGGTTTAACAGCGACTGGATCGAAAAATGCTTGGCTCATGAGGACGGCCGATCTTCCCGCGGTGTCTACAACAAGGCGGAATACGAGATCCAGCGCCGCCACATGATGCAGGAGTGGTCGGACATAGTCGAAGCATGGGTTGAGGGGAGAAAACGGCCCGTCGTGCTCATGCCCCCGACGATGACGGTCTTTGATCCTGATCCCGCACTTTAA
- the guaA gene encoding glutamine-hydrolyzing GMP synthase, whose amino-acid sequence MTTHPDTVLIIDFGSQVTQLIARRVREAGVYCEIVPFQSAAEGFRRIRPKAVILSGSPHSTVDIGSPRAPDEVFSAGIPVLGICYGEQTMCAQLGGKVEAGHHREFGRAFLEIEDDCALFDGVWARGTRHQVWMSHGDRVTAIPAGFKIVGTSTGAPFAAIADEARKFYAVQFHPEVVHTPDGAKLLSNFVHHIAGLATGWTMAAYREQAVEAIRKQVGTGKVICALSGGVDSSVAALLIHEAVGDQLTCILVDHGLMRKDEAKGVVEMFRQHYNLPLILVDASDRFITALEGESDPEKKRKTIGRLFIEVFEEEAKKLGGADFLAQGTLYPDVIESVSFSGGPSVTIKSHHNVGGLPERMNMKLVEPLRELFKDEVRALGKELGLPESFIGRHPFPGPGLAIRCPGGITREKLEILREADAIYLDEIRKAGLYDAIWQAFAVLLPVQTVGVMGDGRTYEFVCALRAVTSVDGMTADFYHYDMAFLGAAATRIINEVKGINRVVYDVTSKPPGTIEWE is encoded by the coding sequence ATGACGACACATCCCGACACCGTTCTCATCATCGACTTCGGCAGCCAGGTCACGCAGCTGATTGCGCGGCGCGTGCGCGAAGCCGGGGTCTATTGCGAGATCGTTCCGTTCCAGTCCGCAGCCGAGGGCTTCCGCCGCATCCGGCCGAAGGCCGTCATCCTTTCGGGCAGCCCGCACTCGACTGTCGACATCGGTTCGCCGCGCGCGCCCGACGAAGTCTTTTCCGCCGGTATTCCGGTGCTCGGCATCTGCTATGGCGAGCAGACGATGTGCGCCCAGCTCGGCGGCAAGGTCGAGGCCGGCCATCACCGCGAGTTCGGCCGGGCCTTCCTGGAGATCGAGGACGATTGCGCGCTGTTCGACGGCGTCTGGGCCAGGGGAACGCGGCACCAGGTCTGGATGAGCCATGGCGACCGCGTCACCGCCATTCCCGCCGGGTTCAAGATCGTCGGCACCTCCACCGGCGCGCCCTTCGCCGCCATTGCCGACGAGGCGCGCAAGTTCTACGCGGTTCAGTTCCACCCCGAGGTCGTCCATACCCCGGATGGCGCGAAGCTGCTGAGCAACTTCGTCCACCATATCGCCGGTCTCGCCACGGGCTGGACCATGGCAGCCTATCGCGAGCAGGCGGTCGAGGCGATCCGCAAGCAGGTCGGCACGGGCAAGGTGATTTGCGCGCTGTCGGGGGGCGTCGATTCCTCGGTCGCGGCGCTCCTCATCCATGAGGCGGTCGGCGACCAGCTGACCTGCATCCTGGTCGACCACGGCCTGATGCGCAAGGACGAGGCGAAAGGTGTGGTGGAGATGTTCCGCCAGCACTACAACCTGCCGCTGATCCTGGTCGACGCCTCCGATCGCTTCATCACGGCGCTCGAAGGCGAAAGCGATCCGGAGAAGAAGCGCAAGACCATCGGCCGGCTGTTCATCGAGGTGTTCGAGGAAGAGGCGAAGAAACTCGGCGGCGCCGATTTCCTGGCGCAGGGCACGCTCTATCCCGACGTCATCGAGAGCGTCTCCTTCTCCGGCGGGCCTTCGGTGACGATCAAGTCGCACCACAATGTCGGCGGCCTGCCCGAGCGCATGAACATGAAGCTGGTCGAGCCGCTGCGCGAACTGTTCAAGGACGAGGTGAGGGCGCTGGGCAAGGAGCTCGGCCTGCCCGAGAGCTTCATCGGCCGCCATCCGTTCCCGGGTCCCGGCCTTGCCATCCGCTGCCCGGGCGGCATCACCCGCGAGAAGCTGGAGATCCTGCGCGAGGCTGACGCCATCTATCTCGACGAGATCCGCAAGGCCGGCCTCTACGACGCCATCTGGCAGGCCTTCGCCGTGCTTCTGCCGGTGCAGACCGTCGGCGTGATGGGCGACGGTCGCACCTACGAATTCGTCTGCGCGCTGCGCGCCGTGACCTCCGTCGACGGCATGACGGCCGATTTCTACCACTACGACATGGCGTTCCTCGGCGCTGCCGCCACCCGTATCATCAACGAAGTGAAAGGCATCAACCGCGTCGTCTACGACGTGACGTCCAAGCCGCCTGGAACAATTGAGTGGGAATGA